From the genome of Labrus bergylta chromosome 12, fLabBer1.1, whole genome shotgun sequence, one region includes:
- the nfyal gene encoding nuclear transcription factor Y, alpha, like isoform X7 — protein MEQYTTATTTTGEQIVVQTTNGQIQQQAQGTVTAVQLQTEAPVVTASGQQVQTLQVVQGQPLMVQVSGGQLITSSGQPIMVQAMSGGQGQTIMQVPVSGAQGLQQIQLVQPGQIQLQGGQTLQLQGQQGQPQQIIIQQPQTAITAGQNQGQQISLQGQQVAQTADGQTIVYQPVNADGTVLQQGMITIPASSLAGAQIVQAGGANTNTTNSGQGTVTVTLPVSGNMVNAGGMVMMVPGGGGVQTMQRIPLPGAEMLEEEPLYVNAKQYHRILKRRQARAKLEAEGKIPKERRKYLHESRHRHAMQRKRGDGGRFFSPKDKEEMALALAQQQQQDVAGADETVAQMIRVS, from the exons ATGGAGCAGTACACCACTGCCACCACTACGACCGGGGAGCAGATAGTTGTGCAGACCACCAATGGACAGATCCAACAGCAG GCACAGGGCACAGTGACGGCTGTGCAGCTGCAAACAGAGGCGCCAGTGGTGACGGCCTCAGGCCAGCAGGTGCAGACACTCCAGGTA GTCCAGGGACAGCCTCTGATGGTCCAGGTCAGCGGTGGGCAGCTCATCACATCATCAGGACAACCCATAATGGTGCAGGCCATGTCAGGAGGTCAGGGCCAGACCATAATGCAGGTCCCTGTATCTGGAGCCCAGGGACTACAGCAG ATCCAGCTGGTGCAGCCAGGGCAGATCCAGCTCCAGGGTGGCCAGACTCTCCAGCTCCAGGGCCAGCAGGGTCAGCCCCAACAGATCATCATCCAGCAGCCGCAGACCGCCATCACTGCCGGACAGAACCAG GGGCAGCAGATCAGCTTGCAGGGCCAACAGGTGGCGCAGACTGCTGACGGACAGACCATCGTGTACCAGCCTGTCAATGCAGATGGTACCGTCCTGCAGCAAG GAATGATCACAATTCCAGCATCCAGCTTGGCAGGCGCCCAGATCGTACAGGCAGGGGGTGCAAACACCAACACGACTAACAGCGGCCAAGGCACTGTGACCGTCACCCTGCCCGTCTCCGGTAACATGGTCAATGCAGGTGGAATGGTCATG ATGGTCCCTGGAGGCGGTGGAGTTCAAACAATGCAGCGTATCCCCCTGCCTGGGGCGGAGATGCTCGAGGAGGAACCTTTGTACGTTAACGCCAAACAGTACCATCGCATCCTGAAGCGGAGACAAGCGAGGGCCAAGCTGGAGGCGGAAGGCAAGATTCCCAAAGAAAGGAGG AAATATCTACACGAGTCTCGCCACCGTCACGCTATGCAGCGTAAGCGAGGAGACGGTGGGCGGTTCTTTTCACCTAAAGACAAGGAGGAAATGGCGTTGGCCCTGGCACAG
- the nfyal gene encoding nuclear transcription factor Y, alpha, like isoform X6, whose amino-acid sequence MEQYTTATTTTGEQIVVQTTNGQIQQQAQGTVTAVQLQTEAPVVTASGQQVQTLQVVQGQPLMVQVSGGQLITSSGQPIMVQAMSGGQGQTIMQVPVSGAQGLQQIQLVQPGQIQLQGGQTLQLQGQQGQPQQIIIQQPQTAITAGQNQGQQISLQGQQVAQTADGQTIVYQPVNADGTVLQQGMITIPASSLAGAQIVQAGGANTNTTNSGQGTVTVTLPVSGNMVNAGGMVMMVPGGGGVQTMQRIPLPGAEMLEEEPLYVNAKQYHRILKRRQARAKLEAEGKIPKERRQKYLHESRHRHAMQRKRGDGGRFFSPKDKEEMALALAQQQQQDVAGADETVAQMIRVS is encoded by the exons ATGGAGCAGTACACCACTGCCACCACTACGACCGGGGAGCAGATAGTTGTGCAGACCACCAATGGACAGATCCAACAGCAG GCACAGGGCACAGTGACGGCTGTGCAGCTGCAAACAGAGGCGCCAGTGGTGACGGCCTCAGGCCAGCAGGTGCAGACACTCCAGGTA GTCCAGGGACAGCCTCTGATGGTCCAGGTCAGCGGTGGGCAGCTCATCACATCATCAGGACAACCCATAATGGTGCAGGCCATGTCAGGAGGTCAGGGCCAGACCATAATGCAGGTCCCTGTATCTGGAGCCCAGGGACTACAGCAG ATCCAGCTGGTGCAGCCAGGGCAGATCCAGCTCCAGGGTGGCCAGACTCTCCAGCTCCAGGGCCAGCAGGGTCAGCCCCAACAGATCATCATCCAGCAGCCGCAGACCGCCATCACTGCCGGACAGAACCAG GGGCAGCAGATCAGCTTGCAGGGCCAACAGGTGGCGCAGACTGCTGACGGACAGACCATCGTGTACCAGCCTGTCAATGCAGATGGTACCGTCCTGCAGCAAG GAATGATCACAATTCCAGCATCCAGCTTGGCAGGCGCCCAGATCGTACAGGCAGGGGGTGCAAACACCAACACGACTAACAGCGGCCAAGGCACTGTGACCGTCACCCTGCCCGTCTCCGGTAACATGGTCAATGCAGGTGGAATGGTCATG ATGGTCCCTGGAGGCGGTGGAGTTCAAACAATGCAGCGTATCCCCCTGCCTGGGGCGGAGATGCTCGAGGAGGAACCTTTGTACGTTAACGCCAAACAGTACCATCGCATCCTGAAGCGGAGACAAGCGAGGGCCAAGCTGGAGGCGGAAGGCAAGATTCCCAAAGAAAGGAGG CAGAAATATCTACACGAGTCTCGCCACCGTCACGCTATGCAGCGTAAGCGAGGAGACGGTGGGCGGTTCTTTTCACCTAAAGACAAGGAGGAAATGGCGTTGGCCCTGGCACAG
- the nfyal gene encoding nuclear transcription factor Y, alpha, like isoform X15 yields MEQYTTATTTTGEQIVVQTTNGQIQQQVQGQPLMVQVSGGQLITSSGQPIMVQAMSGGQGQTIMQVPVSGAQGLQQIQLVQPGQIQLQGGQTLQLQGQQGQPQQIIIQQPQTAITAGQNQGQQISLQGQQVAQTADGQTIVYQPVNADGTVLQQGMITIPASSLAGAQIVQAGGANTNTTNSGQGTVTVTLPVSGNMVNAGGMVMMVPGGGGVQTMQRIPLPGAEMLEEEPLYVNAKQYHRILKRRQARAKLEAEGKIPKERRKYLHESRHRHAMQRKRGDGGRFFSPKDKEEMALALAQQQQQDVAGADETVAQMIRVS; encoded by the exons ATGGAGCAGTACACCACTGCCACCACTACGACCGGGGAGCAGATAGTTGTGCAGACCACCAATGGACAGATCCAACAGCAG GTCCAGGGACAGCCTCTGATGGTCCAGGTCAGCGGTGGGCAGCTCATCACATCATCAGGACAACCCATAATGGTGCAGGCCATGTCAGGAGGTCAGGGCCAGACCATAATGCAGGTCCCTGTATCTGGAGCCCAGGGACTACAGCAG ATCCAGCTGGTGCAGCCAGGGCAGATCCAGCTCCAGGGTGGCCAGACTCTCCAGCTCCAGGGCCAGCAGGGTCAGCCCCAACAGATCATCATCCAGCAGCCGCAGACCGCCATCACTGCCGGACAGAACCAG GGGCAGCAGATCAGCTTGCAGGGCCAACAGGTGGCGCAGACTGCTGACGGACAGACCATCGTGTACCAGCCTGTCAATGCAGATGGTACCGTCCTGCAGCAAG GAATGATCACAATTCCAGCATCCAGCTTGGCAGGCGCCCAGATCGTACAGGCAGGGGGTGCAAACACCAACACGACTAACAGCGGCCAAGGCACTGTGACCGTCACCCTGCCCGTCTCCGGTAACATGGTCAATGCAGGTGGAATGGTCATG ATGGTCCCTGGAGGCGGTGGAGTTCAAACAATGCAGCGTATCCCCCTGCCTGGGGCGGAGATGCTCGAGGAGGAACCTTTGTACGTTAACGCCAAACAGTACCATCGCATCCTGAAGCGGAGACAAGCGAGGGCCAAGCTGGAGGCGGAAGGCAAGATTCCCAAAGAAAGGAGG AAATATCTACACGAGTCTCGCCACCGTCACGCTATGCAGCGTAAGCGAGGAGACGGTGGGCGGTTCTTTTCACCTAAAGACAAGGAGGAAATGGCGTTGGCCCTGGCACAG
- the nfyal gene encoding nuclear transcription factor Y, alpha, like isoform X14, with translation MEQYTTATTTTGEQIVVQTTNGQIQQQVQGQPLMVQVSGGQLITSSGQPIMVQAMSGGQGQTIMQVPVSGAQGLQQIQLVQPGQIQLQGGQTLQLQGQQGQPQQIIIQQPQTAITAGQNQGQQISLQGQQVAQTADGQTIVYQPVNADGTVLQQGMITIPASSLAGAQIVQAGGANTNTTNSGQGTVTVTLPVSGNMVNAGGMVMMVPGGGGVQTMQRIPLPGAEMLEEEPLYVNAKQYHRILKRRQARAKLEAEGKIPKERRQKYLHESRHRHAMQRKRGDGGRFFSPKDKEEMALALAQQQQQDVAGADETVAQMIRVS, from the exons ATGGAGCAGTACACCACTGCCACCACTACGACCGGGGAGCAGATAGTTGTGCAGACCACCAATGGACAGATCCAACAGCAG GTCCAGGGACAGCCTCTGATGGTCCAGGTCAGCGGTGGGCAGCTCATCACATCATCAGGACAACCCATAATGGTGCAGGCCATGTCAGGAGGTCAGGGCCAGACCATAATGCAGGTCCCTGTATCTGGAGCCCAGGGACTACAGCAG ATCCAGCTGGTGCAGCCAGGGCAGATCCAGCTCCAGGGTGGCCAGACTCTCCAGCTCCAGGGCCAGCAGGGTCAGCCCCAACAGATCATCATCCAGCAGCCGCAGACCGCCATCACTGCCGGACAGAACCAG GGGCAGCAGATCAGCTTGCAGGGCCAACAGGTGGCGCAGACTGCTGACGGACAGACCATCGTGTACCAGCCTGTCAATGCAGATGGTACCGTCCTGCAGCAAG GAATGATCACAATTCCAGCATCCAGCTTGGCAGGCGCCCAGATCGTACAGGCAGGGGGTGCAAACACCAACACGACTAACAGCGGCCAAGGCACTGTGACCGTCACCCTGCCCGTCTCCGGTAACATGGTCAATGCAGGTGGAATGGTCATG ATGGTCCCTGGAGGCGGTGGAGTTCAAACAATGCAGCGTATCCCCCTGCCTGGGGCGGAGATGCTCGAGGAGGAACCTTTGTACGTTAACGCCAAACAGTACCATCGCATCCTGAAGCGGAGACAAGCGAGGGCCAAGCTGGAGGCGGAAGGCAAGATTCCCAAAGAAAGGAGG CAGAAATATCTACACGAGTCTCGCCACCGTCACGCTATGCAGCGTAAGCGAGGAGACGGTGGGCGGTTCTTTTCACCTAAAGACAAGGAGGAAATGGCGTTGGCCCTGGCACAG
- the nfyal gene encoding nuclear transcription factor Y, alpha, like isoform X2, which yields MEQYTTATTTTGEQIVVQTTNGQIQQQAQGTVTAVQLQTEAPVVTASGQQVQTLQVQGQPLMVQVSGGQLITSSGQPIMVQAMSGGQGQTIMQVPVSGAQGLQQIQLVQPGQIQLQGGQTLQLQGQQGQPQQIIIQQPQTAITAGQNQGQQISLQGQQVAQTADGQTIVYQPVNADGTVLQQGMITIPASSLAGAQIVQAGGANTNTTNSGQGTVTVTLPVSGNMVNAGGMVMVRPCAEMVPGGGGVQTMQRIPLPGAEMLEEEPLYVNAKQYHRILKRRQARAKLEAEGKIPKERRQKYLHESRHRHAMQRKRGDGGRFFSPKDKEEMALALAQQQQQDVAGADETVAQMIRVS from the exons ATGGAGCAGTACACCACTGCCACCACTACGACCGGGGAGCAGATAGTTGTGCAGACCACCAATGGACAGATCCAACAGCAG GCACAGGGCACAGTGACGGCTGTGCAGCTGCAAACAGAGGCGCCAGTGGTGACGGCCTCAGGCCAGCAGGTGCAGACACTCCAG GTCCAGGGACAGCCTCTGATGGTCCAGGTCAGCGGTGGGCAGCTCATCACATCATCAGGACAACCCATAATGGTGCAGGCCATGTCAGGAGGTCAGGGCCAGACCATAATGCAGGTCCCTGTATCTGGAGCCCAGGGACTACAGCAG ATCCAGCTGGTGCAGCCAGGGCAGATCCAGCTCCAGGGTGGCCAGACTCTCCAGCTCCAGGGCCAGCAGGGTCAGCCCCAACAGATCATCATCCAGCAGCCGCAGACCGCCATCACTGCCGGACAGAACCAG GGGCAGCAGATCAGCTTGCAGGGCCAACAGGTGGCGCAGACTGCTGACGGACAGACCATCGTGTACCAGCCTGTCAATGCAGATGGTACCGTCCTGCAGCAAG GAATGATCACAATTCCAGCATCCAGCTTGGCAGGCGCCCAGATCGTACAGGCAGGGGGTGCAAACACCAACACGACTAACAGCGGCCAAGGCACTGTGACCGTCACCCTGCCCGTCTCCGGTAACATGGTCAATGCAGGTGGAATGGTCATGGTAAGACCCTGTGCAGAG ATGGTCCCTGGAGGCGGTGGAGTTCAAACAATGCAGCGTATCCCCCTGCCTGGGGCGGAGATGCTCGAGGAGGAACCTTTGTACGTTAACGCCAAACAGTACCATCGCATCCTGAAGCGGAGACAAGCGAGGGCCAAGCTGGAGGCGGAAGGCAAGATTCCCAAAGAAAGGAGG CAGAAATATCTACACGAGTCTCGCCACCGTCACGCTATGCAGCGTAAGCGAGGAGACGGTGGGCGGTTCTTTTCACCTAAAGACAAGGAGGAAATGGCGTTGGCCCTGGCACAG